The DNA sequence AAAGGCTGTAGGCTGATAAGGCGACGCAGGCATTGGTGTAAGAAaatatgcttttaaaaaaaaaaaaaaaaaaaaaaaaatggccacACAAAGGTCTAAAATCTATCATTTTTTCTTCTGTGAATGCTGTAATGGAAAGATATGATACTAAAAAAATGTCTGGCAGCATCACATGTGGCATTCAGTGGCCACAGAACAGGCATTTATGCAGGCATGGACACAGATTGAGAAGTGATATCACTAATTCATGTCTTCATAGGAGCAGTCAGCGACTAGTTTTATATTCAGGCAGTGATTCAGATATCTCAGAGTAAAAACTGACCAAGGCAGTCACTTAATTGTCACTGCACCACCCAAAAAAGAAAGGGTTATTAAGCCAGCTTTCCAAAGTATTCCACACACGGGACTGAAGATTTGGAACAAAGGTCTTTGTGCTTTGAGCATCAGAGAGCCATACAGCAGAGGGACTCGAGATCTCTCCAGGCCTGTTCCTGAAAGAAAGTGTGCATGTCAGACTAATTCAGAGAGTTACAGCCCAGAGCTGCCTGCGTCTGTAGGAAATGTTTCTGAGATTACAGTTGCCGGGCTGATGGGTGTAAACACAGTGGCAGATGGCGAGCGACTGCGCAGCAAAAGGGGTACAGTACGGGGGAAAATCTTGGCTTGCTCCTCTCCACACTGAGCTCTTTTGTGGTGTACGGTCTCCACTACGGAGCTGAGAGTCCACATCAAGACATACCCAGAACTCAGCATTGGCTACAGACATTTTCTGCTTCTCCAGCAGTGAAATTATGTTGTTATTTCTCTGTTCTGAAATGATGCGTGGGAGGGAAAAGCCCCTAAATGCTATTTGCATGAGTAATTGTTTATTCCTCTGTCTGATTGCTAGAAACAAAAAAGCAGGGTTCGTCCCGCACTCTAATTTTGTGGGGCCAGACTGATAAACAACTACAAATTAACAGATGGAGAAAGGAAACAACTGGCTGTGACAGCACGCAGAGTGAAAAGAGAAGATTTCTGGCTCGGAACGGATGCATCAATCATGACTTATAGAGCTCATTACACTGTAAAAGCATGTCTCCTCAAACatggctttgtttttgttaggaGAACAGCTCACAGCCAGGGGAAACAGAGCCATGAAGACTTCCTGAACGTTGCCATGGTTGGTATTGACTTGTGTTTAACAGATTGAAGTTGCATCCAGGAGACACAAATTGGATGTAAGTGAGATCTCATCGGgattttttcttccttttcctgTGAGTAGTTGCATGTGCCTCCTTTGTGAGTgagtttgtttgggtttttttcctcccctACTCTGCTGACATGTCACCTATATGGAGATTAATGACTTCCTCGCTGTCCCAGATTCACTTGGCCTCAACGAGAGAGGAGTGGGGCGCAGCCAGATGCCCGTAACACCGTAGCAACACGCAGGTCCCACCCGTCGACTAGCAGATTGTGCTCAGGGAATCCCCCACAGGATGGACCCAACCCTAGCCAACTTATATTGTCTTctcctcacacatacacacgcacacacacacacacacacacacacacacacacacacacacacacacacacctgtgacacacacagagaaataggCCACCCGGTTCACAGCATTCCTCAGACACCTGATCCTGCTGTTTGAGACTTCAAAAAAGGTTTCCAGGTGATTTAACTCTGTCTCGTCTACTATGGGTAAAAAAGACACACCCACAGCCATGCTAACTATAAAGGGCTAAAAGCTAATAACAGCATGCTGACATGATCACAATAGCAATGCTAACATGATGTTTAGCAAGTATGTTTGCCATCTTAGTGTAGGCTTACTGACATTTACCAAACAGGAGTAAAAATGACACCTGATGCTGATGGGGATGTTGTTAGTTTTGCAGATATTTGGCCATAAAAGTTTTACCTGAATCTGAAGCCAAGttaccaaaagaaaatgttgacaaggtacatttctgcaaaccatgaatatattacatttgcatatttcatCAACGTTTCTTAAAATGAAGTAGTATAGGAGCTGACTTTAtcatgaggaggtggaggggatggtggatggcgtatCACCTAGGTGAGATGCccgccaagctgcagaccactattcaagaccaacaaacaacaaaaccagttgtgatttAGCCTGAAACTGCTGTGTTTCTAGTGTATTtgaggcaccaaatgtgggtgttttgtagcaccCTCCCACTGTGTTTCTAGCTGCTTTTTGGGcaccaaatatgggtgttttgtagcaacctgccATTGTGTTCCttgcagctttttaggcaccaaatgtgagtgttttgtagcaactcgTCAATGTGTTCCTGGCTgcttttaggcaacaaatgtgggtgttttgtagcaacccaccTTTATGTTCCTAGccgctttttaggcaccaaacagggatgttttgtagcaacccaccactgtgccaaatgtgggtgttttgtagcgacttGACACTGTGTttctagctgctttttaggcaccaaacggggatgttttgtagcaacccgcCACTGTGTTCCTAGCTGCTTTTTAGGAGCCAAATGTgtatgttttgtagcaacccaccACTGTGTTCCTAGCTGCTTTTTAGGGACCAAACAGGGATGTTGTGTAGCAACTCGCCACTGTGTTCCTAGCTgcttttaggcaacaaatgtgggtgttttgtagcaacccgcCATTGTGTTcttagctgctttttaggcaccaaacggggatgttttgtagcaacccaccACTGTGTTCCTAGCTACTTTTTAGGGACCAAACGGGGATGTTGTGTAGCAACCCGCCATTGTGTTCTTAGCTGCTTTTtgggcaccaaatgtgtatgttttgtagcaacccaccACTGTGTTCTTTGCTCCTTTTTAGgtaccaaatgtgggtgttttttggcaACTCGGCACTGTGTTcctagctgctttttaggcaccaaacatggatgttttgtagcaacctgccACTGTGTTCTTAGCTGCTTTAGGCACccaatgtgggtgttttgtagcaacctgccACTGTGTTCCTAGCTGCTTTTAGGCACCCaccgtgggtgttttgtagccacctgtctgtttttccagtggagGTAGTGGCTAAAAATGcggttatttttttaacaaagacaTTGTGGCttttccagctgggattgtgCCCCAAAACAGGATATTTTAAGCCtaaacataatcttttcctcgccatgaccaagtggtttttgtgccaacCTAATCACATGTTAACCCCAGCGATGTTGAAACACTAAGTGTCAACATATCAGCTACataataacgtgcaaatgtGAAGTATCCGTAGTTTTGCAGAagcgtacaatgccaacattttttatgGCAACAGGCTTGGATGCTGCCGCTAGATGAAGTAAGATTAATCCTCTGGGGACTGTGAAAGTGTCTGTACACAGTTTCATGGCCATCAATCCAGTAGTTGTTCAGATGTGTCATGTTGGaccaaataaattaatttctcAACACCATGTCTGAAGCTGTTCTGTTATCCTTCCAAAGTTGTGAAACCCCTGTTTTCCTCTCAGAACACATTTTGGCATTTCGCTCCATGCCGCCCCCTCAGGCAGTCAAATGTCTGAGGTCAAGCATGTAATTTCAGAAGTGGGACGCCGTCCGCCACTTTGTTCAATCACTTGGTATTTACTGCGAGGACCTGTAAATAAACACAGGTGCACCACGTGTTTGTGAGGCTGCAGCCTAAATGCAATCGTCCCCTGATGAGTGCAATTTCTGCCACCACAAAGGCTGCATTTATACAGGTGGAGAAAAGTGAGTGCAGAGGACAATGAAAGGACAGTGTTTTACATCCCGGAGTGTGGGAAGTAATCAGTACAGAATGCGAGCCTATTTCACCCTCAGCTGGGTTTTTGCAAATACAGTAACTGCTTTGTTATGTCTAAAGGGCAGATAGTTTTGTTTGACTAAAGGTGTATTTGACTCACCGGTGATGCCTAGACTCAACAGTGATTAGTGGGCACTCCTATTCTGGGCTCAAATTGTCTcaaaaaacaacaggaaacagaggGTGGCTGATAGAAAGCTGTTTCCACACCATTctcacatgtcaaaatgtcagtaATAGGTTGATTAGCCCCCACCTATATTTTAAGAGTGGTGGAAAAACACAAGACTAACCTCTTacatacaataacacaaaggGCAGTGTGAGTGACTATAAGCACAACCTGTCTAAACTGTCTAAATGCACATGTTTATCCTGCGTCTTCATTGTTAGGTCAAAGCTGTGTAAACccaattaagaaaaaaatgatacaCTTGTTACGGCCTGTGCCCTCACAGAGCCAAAGGCACCATCACCTGGCAGATGGTGgataaaattaacaaaatgtttttgaccCAGATGTGTGACCCCTAAACGGATGGGAGCCCACAGCAAAGTCCAAGATGAGCAGATTAGACGTAAAATATGTAGCACATTTGGTTCATCACAAAAAGCTTTCATGCTAAAACAGATTGGTTTCCAGATTACGTCCAAACAAAAGCAGCCATTGTCGGGCCGTAGCCCCCATCGAGGACACTGAGGTCATGTCCTCCGTTTTTCTGGGAATTTGTTTTAGCGGCTAGGGGGGGTTTACGTCctacaattaaaaatgtaaacattatgGGGATCTATTGGCTGATTCTACTATATTTAGACACAATATATTTGATTTTGAGTACTCAAAGGCCCTGTTTACATCTATATAGCTATTTATAAAAAGAATATTTTCCTCTAAGTTTTGGCCACTCGTCCACACACTAACAGGTGTAGATGTTTTTAAAACTCGCTTAAAACTTGCTGTATAGACATGTAAAATGGAGTGTTTGGGGAAAGATGACATAATCTCCTCAATTCATGCATACccattgtttctttttatttctctgcaaTGAGCATATCCGAACGAATGGAGGCGTCTGCTGCGTCCAGTGTTATTTGCTCCACCCTAGCGTCAGCGAAAAGTCCACCAGAAATTACAGTTTTGCATCAGTTGTCGAACCAGGAGAAGGTGGGACAATTTTGAGAGTGACTGTTATCAGTGAGGTACAGAAGGAACACTTGAGCATGTTCAGAGCATAacttgtatttttctttcttgagCTCCTTCATCCTGTTATCCAAGGGTGAGACCTCAAGTCGGTGTTTTATAAGAGGTAACATTAGCCTGTGCATTGGttaaaacacattctcactctgacctcgttacatatcgatgtttggccatggaccttccacatccagatatgacgtgaaaggtactctgggatgccgtgtcaagttctgcctgttacatgcattgtcttctttcaaaatacacttctgttttcacaggaaatttactgtttacatacagtctctttcaaaataaatgcactacgtcggtacaacactgaaTTTACGTTCCCCCCCCTCAATAACtcacgcacatggttgggtttaggcaactaaaacacgtggttaggtttaggaaaaaaagaacagggtttggctttataatcttacgggatgcaaacaccgctctcctgggttaaagtcagtgtttgctggacccaGGTAACACCATACTCTGACTTTCGCTGCTTTAACTTTCGTTCCTGATGCTGCTaagcgccattaaactataaatGTGACCAACGGCGTATCATGGtaacgttaaaggacagcttttttcatcagtgtctgacgccgcaagttaCGGACCAAGCGcaggatttcgacaacttcagagtgaggcTGGGTTGGTACATTACCTTTGCGACGAGGGAAGACTGCAGAAGACAGTTACCGCCAGAAAGCGTTTGGAGTATTCTGGGGTCCTACTGTGTacggagatattttgtaaaacggAGGTCGtgtagacattttttttttctaactgaGGTGGAAAATATCCATTTTAAGAAAATGGAATTTTCTACTTTCAGACGAGACGAGAATTTCATTCCTGGCAATACAGAGATGGTTTTGAATCTGCATTTAGAACTCAATATGTGGAATAAATtctaataataaacaaaaatgaaatccaaataattaaaacacatgATCTCAGTATCTCTAAAGTCGTGGCTACAGCCCTGAGACCGCTCAGAGGAAATGTCTGATAAGAAATCTTCGCAACTTGGGGTGTGTATGCATAATTCAGAAAGACAttagaacaaaaacaacaaacttaAAGCTGCCAAAGAAACATCCCAGACTCCTCAGTATATAAGAGCAGCTACAAACAACACGGGGAAACAACCTTTTTGGCACATGCTGAATGATACAGTGACTTTTCTATATTTCACACACGCCCAGTCAATAGAAAAGGAGAAGCTGAATTTTACAAAGCCAAACTAGAGCACAGACAAAGCTCCGTGTCTGCAGTGTCGGTTATTAAATGTCAGGTAATAACTGAAAAACACACCTCAGGAAATCCCCCACCTGACAGGCATTCAAATGATTATATAAATCAACATCGGTATCTGTTAGACTCTTATCTGCCTATGATGAAAACATTCCAGGTACAAACTCATAAGCTCCAACACTaatatattctgtattaaattgATTTAGAGCCTAGTTTGAGCCAAAATAATTTCTCCTCAGTGCTGAGAGCAGAAATCCATCAAAATGACCCAAAGTGGAAACATACGCTTTTAAATAATCCCGAATAATCCTTTGGATTAAAAGACTCTACTCTCTGTATCTCCGGTggatgcagagctgcagagacacagtcATCTCCGCCCAGctggaaaacacagacaatgatGACCTACATTATCACACAGTGGGCACAGGCTCCAGAGACCCCGAGCAGGCATCTCGGCAGCCCAGCCTGTGCCGGCTTCAAGGCACAGGTctaaaaaagcagacaaaagagTTCCAACCTAGATGCACAGAAGACCGTGTGTTAAACACAGCGGCTGCAGATTATGTGATTATGTGTTCCTGGAGGGGCCCTCCCTCTGTTGCATGCCTTTGATATGTGGCACAACCTGCCACCTCCGGGGGCAAGGCAGACTCAAGGGGAATGTTAAATGGTCCTTCCCTTTGAGATGAAATGTTCAATATGAATCATTGATGATGCCCCCCAAATTCTGATACCCTCCGGCTAAGATAACCAAGCAGCACAAATGTTATGCTCTCATTAAGAGCACCTCTGCTGATTAGAGGCTAATTCGTGGCAGATTGGTGTAATAGCTGTTGAGGAGGCTGCTGTGCTCTGCTGTGATATGAAACTCTTGTCATTTCTCTATGAATGTGTATAGGCAGGTAAAGGTGGAGTGTAGATGCCGCTGCTTGTTAGTACCTGGAGTTTATGTGTCATACAGAGGTGCAGAAAATAACCCTGATAGCTGAGCTCTGTCCAGCCATGCCCAGAGGCCTAAACAAATTAATTCAATAGTTTTCTGCTTGCTGACATGTGTCTGGCCTCctccctgctgctgcagccatgacctaacacatcacatcacagcaGCACTGGAGCACTTTGCAGCATAAAGCTTTATATGCAATTAAATGTTGAAGTTgtcattgagttattttaatgtgaTGAATTAAATGCCGTTTTAAAAGCTCCAGTTTCTACCACGTTATCCCCTGTGCTCCATGACAGCTGCGTGGCTGCCACTGGCTCTCCTGCTCACAGGGCGGGATTTATATAGAGCGTCGGGAGGTGTGACAGAGCACGTGGTCTGATTGGTTAAGCAAGTTTAACAGCCACTACGAGCATCCAATCAGAGCTCATAAATCAGGTCGTCCATAACGTCCGTGGTGTGGTGCGTAATAGGCACATTTTGAGAAATAGATTTTTATTAATTAGCCACAGCTGTAGTTTCCATATTCTATTAGGTCATATCAGTGTTTTGATCTCAGTTACACATTAATACAGTGAGTGAATTTATTGATTGAGACATTTTCAAGCAGAGCAAAAGAGGACTTTTGCGCCCCCGTGGCACACAACTGCAAAGCGCTCAACTACACGGAATCAGACCTACCCATCCCCCGTTATCTTGTATCCAGCTGTTCAGAGGTCCATTTAAATACTCCGTCATCCACTCCGCGATGTTGTCCACCTGCGATGTCATGTCCTCCTTGCCGGCGCACTCCACGCACACCGTGCCCCCGAACTCGAAGAAAGCGATAATCCGGCCCCAGTTCACCCCGTCCCGGAACAGTTCGTCTATCACCTCGGCGAATCTCCGCTGCGCCGTGGTGGAGGTGAGATACAGCTGGCGCGACATCTCCGTGAAGTCCGGCTGGTACAGTCTTTCAAGTTCGTCCCCAGCCTCGCGGAGGACTCTGTGGATGGCGGCGGACGGGTCGGACTGGGGGTGCCGTTTGCAGAGGTGGGGGATGCTCTCGCTGTCAGGCCCGGTGCTGGCTTCACGGCACCGGCGCACCAAAGTCGGCGGGGGGACAACTATCGACCCATTATTAGCAGCATCTTCATCCCGGACATCATCAAACCCAAACACGTAGCCGCGTTTGGAGAGTTTATGGCAGATATACTTTTCCACAATGTTGCGATTACACTCGTTCGCCATCCCGGCTTAATTTGGCACTTACTGTATTTAAACAGAGGCTGTCctaaattaaatacattatgATCGAATTTGTGCGCTGCTCAATGCACAGCACGGGCTCATCCAAAACTCGACTGTAATCGAATACAAGCAATGCAACGAGTAATCCCACACAGGGAGCAAATGCTTCGCGAGTTGAAGAAAATCCCTCAATCAAAACTGCGCACAGAAAAACGTTTCAAAAGTCCAAAAATACTGAGTCCGTGTCAGCAGCAGTCTTCATTTCCCGAATCCTCAGAGGGACGCTGGCGACCTTCTCTTTGCATTGAAATCCAATATGCGGAAGAGGTTGGAGTAATGTTGATCTATTCCTGTGCACATCACCCAGACGTGCGAATAAAATCATGAATGAGGGCCAAAGTTGTACGCGCCCGAAGGGGCTTCAGACGCCGCCAACTATTTTAGCAGCGTTTACGCACAACCAGGCGCGGGACTGTGAGCCAGACAAGGTCGGACTGAGTCCTCTTCCACGATTGCTCCTCATATCCTCCTCAGCAGCTCCCTGCCCACCGCCAGTGCTGCTGGTGAGGTATTCCTGACGTCAGCTACGCAAAGTAATTCCTTTGGCTGCGCTCGGAGACTCCAAGTGCACAGGAAGAACTGCACTAAAAATCATTAATGGCCCctattctggtgattgcatgTTTAAACAATCAATTTTACGACTGGAATCCGCTCAAACTTCACTCGGAGATACACACAGAGAGCATTCCTTTGGTTGCTCACAAAAACACGTGCAAGAAAAAGCTCTTAGAGGATCCTGGTTAATTCATAAGGACCGTGGTATCTGCTGAGGGGCTGCTTTGATGTGGTCCAGCCACCCCCTTGTGGATGGAGATCCAACCCTGCAGTACAAAATTCATGTACTTGTACACATCATCCCTGTGTTCTTTTGATTCCCTATCTAGTCTCGTCTCTATCTGTCCTGCATGTCTTCTAGTCTCTGATGggacaaacaaaacatctaAAATCCTGTCTCTGCTTTGGAAAGTTTGCTCATGGAAGATTAAAATCTCATCCCAAATTCCCCAACATCAGACTTCTGAGAGACCAACCCACTCATGCTGAAATGAGACTAAATGAAGTAGGAAATGGTTGTGACAAAGCATGACATTAAGAGCAGTTTCAAAATGAGACAAGATGACATACAAACACCCAAGGGTGTAAGTTTCATTTCAGCGTTTGGGAGATGGGAGCACATATGTCCTGCGCAAGGAAGTTTTGAGCGTCAGACACTTCATTTCCTGGATTTTTATGCTccaatttatggtggaaattaAGAATATGAGGGTGATATGGCCCTCAAATAATAAAAGGATATTAAAGAGGATTTTTGTGCTAATactaaaagaatttaaaaatattttgttattaaTTTCAAGAACAtgcaattgaaaaaaataagtgTAATAGCTTTATGTAAACATCGATGTAGCATTTAACCTCAtgtattcagtaaaaactgGACAAAAATAATCTGTAAATTTTTAATTTCGCAAAAACAGTAACTGAGTGACGTTTAGATtttgtataaaatataaatataacacaATAAAGTCAACCACAAAGTATACATCTAAACAGTtgctaaatacaaaaaaataataataaaaatataataaaataatataccATTGAATCTATacataaaaaattaaatcaacaggtgaCTTTAAACAATATGTAAAACTTACTACATAGGCTAACTTCTTATCCCTCCTCTTTtagaagaatccaaaaagatTTGACTTGTTTTTCCATCACCAGCCTGACATTGTGTCAGGCTTGGGATAGCAACGCCAATTCCTGTAAACATTCTCTGGCGAGAGCAGAGGACGACACGctttgctgctgccagaggagctgctgactgAGTTTGCTCAAAGCAGCAAGACGCTACAAGTGTCTGAAAAGTTCGtagctgttcataaaacattgaGGGATGTAGCATCAGACACCCAGACTCCCCTCTTTCGAGCTCATCTCATCAACCATGGAGCCAGCAGAATTTCACTTTTAGCCATGCTTGTTGCTGTACGACACATTCTGACAATATGTCAATAAACTGCCACTATCACTCTAAACAATTTGAAAGTCAAACCAAAAATGATACCCGTATTATCACTAACAATAAGATGCAGCACATTTCTAGGGGGCGCAAATGCACATGTTCGAAATATTAAGGGAGACGTTTCCCTAACATCCCCCCCAAATTCTACGCCTGTGCAAACATCCACCAACACAGAAACTCTGTACGATAAAGATGAGGGATTcgatttgttttttcttcacaggtatttattttgtttatcatgtaagaaaataagacaaagaAACGTTCCACTTCTCACATTTTCTTTCAATGGCACACAAGGTGAAGGTGTTAAGTTTTTTGgcagaaaataaagtaaaaagcaaGAAGAGAATGAAACCACAGAGTGCATTATGACTTTCATGTTCAATACTTGAAAACTCATGTTAAGTATCTGATGATGACACTGTTAAATATGGGGAAACTAGCGTGGCCGTTACAGAATTTAAGTCTTGACTGTATGTTTGGAACATAATCTAAGCATAGGCTTAATTTGCATAGCTTACAAGGGTAAAAGAAAACTGCTTTTATATGGGCTACATGTTCTATCAACTATGTGTTGCTACCTCAAGGTAAAAGAGAACGTCTGAAAGCAATAAATGTACAATTATGAAAAGCTCTTGAGTGCAGGACAGTATG is a window from the Epinephelus fuscoguttatus linkage group LG15, E.fuscoguttatus.final_Chr_v1 genome containing:
- the bcl2b gene encoding apoptosis regulator Bcl-2, yielding MANECNRNIVEKYICHKLSKRGYVFGFDDVRDEDAANNGSIVVPPPTLVRRCREASTGPDSESIPHLCKRHPQSDPSAAIHRVLREAGDELERLYQPDFTEMSRQLYLTSTTAQRRFAEVIDELFRDGVNWGRIIAFFEFGGTVCVECAGKEDMTSQVDNIAEWMTEYLNGPLNSWIQDNGGWDAFVELYDRQRDTLFSCSWPSIKTVFGLAALGAASLTIGAYLTQK